The genomic window CGGACGCCGGCCATCATCAGCGTCGAGAGCGGGTAGTACACCATCGGCTTGTCGTAGACCGGCATGAGCTGCTTGCTGACCGCCTGCGTGATGGGGAACAGGCGGCTGCCCGTGCCCCCGGCCAGGATGATCCCCCGCATGGGGCGGACGCTACCGAGACCCGGCTGCTCAGTCCCGCGGCGAGCCGAGCCACAACCTCCCGACGAGTGACGACCCGCCCGGCGTGCCCACCGGCTCCCAGCGGGTCGTCCAGCCCTCCGCGTGCAGCTGGACCACGACGGCGCCGAGCAGCGCCCCCAGGTTGAGCGCCGCCGTCGTGGTGGCCCGCTCGGGCAGGTGCACGTCGACGACGCCGTCGCCCTCGCCGCCGTGCCGCAGCACCACCGGGAACTCCGGCAGCGCGGCGCTCGCCACCCGGAACGCCTCGGCGACGGCCTCGCGGTCGCCGTCGCGGGGGACCAGGTCCGCGGCGGGCCGCCGGCCGGGCACCAGGTCGCGGCTGCCGTAGGGGAACAGGTCGCCGGGGCCCAGCCGCACCAGCGGCCGGGTGCCGGTGTCGTCGTCCGGGACCTCGAGGGCCAGCCCGCGGACGACGGCGACCGGGACGCCGTCGAGCTTGCCCTTGACCAGGTCGGCGGCGGAGGCGACCTCGTCGACGACGGCGACCTGCGTGGTCTCCAGCCGGTTGCCGTGCGCGTCCACGGCTCCGCGGTGGTCGGTGAGCGCCGCGATGCCCGCCGACCCCACCGCGACGTCGGTCAGGCCCTCGCGCCAGGTGCGGCCGAAGGTGTCGCTGACGACCACCGCCACCTCGACGCCCAGCAGCGCCCGCAGCCGCTCGCGCAGCGCCCGGGCCGAGGCGTCGGCGTCGGCGGGGAGCAGCACCAGCGAGTCGCCGGGCACGTTGGAGGCGTCGATGCCGGCCGCGGCGACCACCCAGCCGTGCCGCGTCTCGACGATCTTCAGCGGCCCCCGGCGGGCCACCACGCGGACCGTCTCCTCGTCGATGGCCCGCTGCCGCACGGCCTCGCGGTCGGCGCCCGGCGGCACCGGCACGACCCGGCCCTCGACCTTGGAGACGACCTTGGAGGTCACGACGACGACGTCGCCGTCGGCCAGCCACGGCGCGGCACCCGCGATCGCCGCCGCCAGGTCGTCGCCGGCCGTGAACTCCGGCAGCCCGCGGACGGGGTGGACGTGCACGCCGCTGCTCGGCCCTCCTGCAGGGTCCCGCCGCGAGCTCGCGAGCGGCGGGGGGCGGGAGGGTCCTCTCTCAGACACCGGCGGCGTCCAGGGCGGCCCGGGCCATCGCCGCCGTGGCCTCCGGGGAGCTCATCAGCAGCGGCACCGCGTGCACCTCGACGCCGGGCACCTGCGCGGGGTCGCCGGTGTGCACCAGCCACGCGTCGAGCAGGCCGCCGTCGGACCGCGCGCCGTAGTGCCGGCCGACGCCCTCGGCGCTGACCTCGACGCCGAGCACCGGCAGGCAGCGGTCGGCCATCCCGCGCACGACGGCGCCCTCGACGACGGGGGAGACCCCGACGACGCGGCCGGGGGTGGCCCGCAGCGCGTCGCGCAGGCCGGGCACGCCGAGGATCGTGCCGATCGACACGACCGGGTTGGACGGGGCCAGCACGACGGCGTCGGCGCGGGCCAGCGCCTCGACGACGCCGGGCGCCGGCTGGGCCTGCTCGGCGCCGACCTGCACGAAGGCGTGGGCCTGCGGCTCGGCGCGGTGGCGGACCCACCACTCCTGGAAGTGGACGGCGCTGCGCCGGCCGGTGGCGGGGTCGTCGACGACGACGTGCGTCTCGACCCGCTGGTCGCTCATCGGCAGCACCGTGACCCCCGGCTGCCACCGGTCGGCCAGCGCCGCGGTGACGTCGGAGAGCGGATAGCCGGCGTCGAGCATCCGCGTGCGGACCAGGTGCGTGGCCAGGTCGCGGTCGCCGAGGCCGAACCAGGTGGGCTCGGCGCCGTAGGCGGCCAGCTCCTCCTTGACCGTCCAGGACTCACCCGCCCGGCCCCAGCCGCGCTCGGGGTCGATGCCGCCGCCGAGGGTGTAGACGACGGTGTCCAGGTCGGGGCAGATCCGCAGCCCGTGCATCGTCACGTCGTCGCCGGTGTTGACCACCGCGGTGACCGACGACGGGGGTGCGATCTCCCGCACTCCGGTCAGGAAACGGGCCCCGCCGACACCACCGGCGAGCACGACGATCTCCACGAAAGTCATCGTGCCCCATGGGCACTTGTCCACTGTTCGACGGGCGTGTCGGGGGAGTGCACGAGAAGTGACGAACGAGGTGTGACGGGTGGGGCCCGTGTGGTCAACCGCTTACACCGGGCGAAGTTGACGCTCGGGCAACGACACGCGTGTAATTCCCGCGGTGTGCGGCGCGGAGAACCTCGCGCCGAGGGACGAGAGCGAGAGGGGACGCATCGTCATGGCAGAGGTCTCGTGGCTGAGCGACTACGTCGGCGGGTCGGAGCGGGTCTCCCGTGAGAGCGGGCCGGCCGACCAGGGCCTGATGGGCATGCTCGGCATGGGCCTGACCGACGACGTGCAGTCCTGGCAGGAGCGCGCACTGTGCGCCGAGACCGACCCGGAGGCGTTCTTCCCCGAGAAGGGCGGCTCCACGCGCGAGGCGAAGAAGATCTGCACCGGCTGCGAGGTGAAGGCCGAGTGCCTCGAGTACGCCCTCGCCAACGACGAGCGCTTCGGCATCTGGGGCGGCCTGTCCGAGCGGGAGCGCCGCCGCCTGCGCCGCCGCGCCATCTGAGACGACGGCCCCGCGAGGGGCCGACCGGGACGTCCCGCACACCGGCGTGCGACCCCCCAGTCCACCACCGCAGCCCCCGACGGCACCGCCGTCGGGGGCTGCCGTGTCAGGAGCGCGGCGTCCGTGTGGTCGGATGGCCGGGTGACCGACGGGGACCGGGGCACGCGC from Geodermatophilus normandii includes these protein-coding regions:
- a CDS encoding coenzyme F420-0:L-glutamate ligase, whose amino-acid sequence is MHVHPVRGLPEFTAGDDLAAAIAGAAPWLADGDVVVVTSKVVSKVEGRVVPVPPGADREAVRQRAIDEETVRVVARRGPLKIVETRHGWVVAAAGIDASNVPGDSLVLLPADADASARALRERLRALLGVEVAVVVSDTFGRTWREGLTDVAVGSAGIAALTDHRGAVDAHGNRLETTQVAVVDEVASAADLVKGKLDGVPVAVVRGLALEVPDDDTGTRPLVRLGPGDLFPYGSRDLVPGRRPAADLVPRDGDREAVAEAFRVASAALPEFPVVLRHGGEGDGVVDVHLPERATTTAALNLGALLGAVVVQLHAEGWTTRWEPVGTPGGSSLVGRLWLGSPRD
- the cofD gene encoding 2-phospho-L-lactate transferase; translated protein: MEIVVLAGGVGGARFLTGVREIAPPSSVTAVVNTGDDVTMHGLRICPDLDTVVYTLGGGIDPERGWGRAGESWTVKEELAAYGAEPTWFGLGDRDLATHLVRTRMLDAGYPLSDVTAALADRWQPGVTVLPMSDQRVETHVVVDDPATGRRSAVHFQEWWVRHRAEPQAHAFVQVGAEQAQPAPGVVEALARADAVVLAPSNPVVSIGTILGVPGLRDALRATPGRVVGVSPVVEGAVVRGMADRCLPVLGVEVSAEGVGRHYGARSDGGLLDAWLVHTGDPAQVPGVEVHAVPLLMSSPEATAAMARAALDAAGV
- a CDS encoding WhiB family transcriptional regulator; the protein is MGMLGMGLTDDVQSWQERALCAETDPEAFFPEKGGSTREAKKICTGCEVKAECLEYALANDERFGIWGGLSERERRRLRRRAI